The Flavobacterium piscisymbiosum genome includes a region encoding these proteins:
- a CDS encoding amino acid permease — MALSGLFRKKTVQDILKQVAKNEADGHNALGKHLTTKDLTAFGIAAIVGAGIFSTIGKASADGGPAVIFLFLFTALACSFAAFAYAEFASMVPVSGSAYTYSYVAFGELIAWIIGWALIMEYAVGNITVAISWSDYFTGLLQSGGIHLPQWIQMDYLTASNGFKDATALMQGGKSYDNLGRGLQEAYTAWTTAPTIGSFHFVADLPALFIIVLITALVYRGMKESRNASNLMVIVKLCIVLLVIAVGVFYVDTANWDPFAPNGVSGVLKGVSAVFFAYIGFDAISTTAEECKNPQRDLPRGMMWAIIICTILYIAIALVLTGMVRYNELNVGDPLAFVFDKLNLKWMSGIIAVSAVVAMASVLLVFQMGQPRIWMSMSRDGLLPKKFSTVHPKFKTPSFATIVTGFVVAVPALFLNLTMVTDLCSIGTLFAFVLVCAGVLVLQNKPEIPRGKFKTPYVNSKFILPVLMIAGLYYAFAFNSKATMAFINNDAQTNDATTIITSLDKEQSAKVFNYLESIDVKNITAETSDLEHLLSQYQDDDAKYAEVVKGLPISDSLKYESGFSLFKHKIPMWIFLFVLVGLAVWAFRKNLSLIPLLGLICCLYMMAELSVWNWIYFTIWLLIGLVIYFTYSRKNSKLNFPAEA; from the coding sequence ATGGCATTATCAGGTTTATTCCGAAAAAAAACGGTACAAGATATTCTGAAACAAGTTGCAAAAAACGAAGCAGACGGTCATAATGCATTAGGAAAACATTTAACGACCAAAGATTTAACTGCTTTCGGGATTGCTGCTATTGTAGGAGCCGGAATTTTTAGTACTATCGGAAAAGCCAGTGCAGACGGTGGTCCAGCGGTTATCTTCTTGTTTTTATTTACGGCATTAGCCTGTAGTTTTGCGGCTTTTGCTTACGCCGAATTTGCCTCAATGGTTCCCGTTTCAGGAAGTGCTTATACGTACTCGTATGTAGCTTTTGGAGAACTAATCGCCTGGATAATAGGTTGGGCTTTAATCATGGAATATGCAGTTGGGAATATAACGGTCGCCATATCGTGGAGTGATTACTTTACGGGACTGCTCCAGAGTGGCGGAATTCATCTCCCGCAATGGATACAGATGGATTATCTAACCGCTTCAAACGGATTTAAAGATGCCACAGCTTTAATGCAGGGCGGAAAATCATACGACAATTTGGGTAGAGGTCTACAAGAAGCGTATACAGCCTGGACTACAGCGCCAACAATTGGATCTTTCCATTTCGTAGCCGATTTGCCGGCATTGTTCATCATTGTTTTAATTACCGCTTTGGTTTACAGAGGGATGAAAGAATCTCGTAACGCCAGTAACTTAATGGTAATTGTAAAACTTTGTATCGTACTTTTAGTAATTGCAGTTGGTGTATTTTATGTCGATACAGCCAATTGGGATCCGTTTGCACCAAATGGTGTAAGTGGCGTTTTAAAAGGAGTTTCGGCTGTTTTCTTTGCTTATATTGGTTTCGATGCGATCTCAACAACTGCTGAAGAATGTAAAAATCCGCAACGTGATTTACCACGCGGAATGATGTGGGCGATTATTATTTGTACTATTTTATATATTGCCATTGCCTTGGTTTTAACCGGAATGGTGCGTTATAACGAATTAAATGTTGGAGATCCTCTGGCGTTTGTTTTCGATAAATTAAACCTTAAATGGATGTCAGGAATTATAGCCGTAAGTGCTGTAGTGGCTATGGCGAGCGTTCTTCTGGTTTTCCAGATGGGACAGCCTCGTATCTGGATGAGTATGAGCCGTGATGGTTTATTGCCAAAGAAATTTTCTACTGTTCACCCAAAATTCAAAACACCTTCATTTGCAACCATTGTAACCGGTTTTGTTGTTGCAGTTCCGGCCTTGTTCCTGAACCTGACGATGGTTACGGATTTATGTAGTATTGGAACATTATTTGCCTTTGTTTTGGTTTGTGCAGGAGTTTTGGTTTTACAAAATAAACCGGAGATTCCAAGAGGAAAATTCAAAACCCCTTATGTAAATTCAAAATTTATCTTGCCTGTTTTAATGATTGCCGGATTGTATTATGCTTTCGCATTCAACAGTAAAGCGACAATGGCTTTTATAAATAATGATGCACAAACAAACGATGCAACGACAATTATTACCTCTCTGGACAAAGAACAATCAGCGAAAGTTTTCAATTATTTAGAAAGTATCGATGTTAAAAATATAACTGCCGAAACATCAGATTTAGAACATTTACTAAGTCAATACCAAGACGATGATGCTAAATATGCTGAGGTTGTAAAAGGATTGCCGATCAGCGATTCCTTAAAATACGAATCAGGTTTCAGTTTATTCAAACACAAAATCCCAATGTGGATATTCTTATTCGTTTTAGTTGGTTTAGCCGTTTGGGCATTCAGAAAAAATCTGTCTTTAATTCCACTTTTAGGGCTTATTTGTTGCCTTTACATGATGGCCGAATTAAGCGTTTGGAACTGGATTTATTTCACCATCTGGTTACTAATCGGACTTGTGATTTACTTTACCTACAGTAGAAAAAACAGTAAACTTAATTTCCCTGCAGAAGCGTAG
- a CDS encoding DUF695 domain-containing protein produces the protein MSFLKNLLGKKDTPIESYSDFWNWFLKHEKEFFKIVQNGQNIHQDFFDKLVPKLNEIHDGIYFLAGMLNDETAELVLTPDGIIRNIYIIEELVNAAPKIEGWKFTALKPASNIEDVSITYENFEFNSGNLKFYPNLHKSYPDEIDLTVVYENFEEDKKATVTNGVYIFLDNFLGELHSVTLIDNLEVIGNENVSQELIPIEKLKDYLIWREKEFVEKYYGIRHNTENDGYANFEGKSQEGGVVLAIINSTLIEWDKKASHPWIFIVAIPFQKTDETGLPDEVTYKLLNDIEEEIMVSLPDSDGYLNIGRETANNNREIFFACKEFRKPPKVLDAIIKKYSHTFEISYEIYKDKYWQSFRHFEQN, from the coding sequence ATGAGTTTCCTTAAAAATTTACTGGGCAAAAAAGACACTCCCATTGAATCCTACAGCGACTTTTGGAATTGGTTTCTAAAACATGAAAAAGAGTTTTTCAAAATTGTTCAAAACGGACAAAACATACATCAGGATTTCTTTGATAAATTAGTACCAAAATTAAACGAAATCCATGATGGGATTTATTTTCTTGCAGGGATGTTAAATGATGAAACGGCAGAATTGGTGTTGACTCCAGACGGAATAATCAGAAATATTTATATAATAGAGGAGCTCGTTAATGCGGCTCCTAAAATTGAAGGGTGGAAGTTTACTGCACTTAAACCAGCATCAAATATTGAAGATGTCAGTATTACTTACGAGAACTTTGAATTTAATTCTGGTAATTTAAAGTTTTATCCCAATTTGCATAAAAGTTATCCGGACGAAATTGACCTAACTGTGGTTTATGAGAATTTTGAGGAAGATAAAAAAGCTACAGTTACAAATGGAGTTTATATTTTCTTAGATAACTTTTTGGGAGAATTACATTCAGTAACTTTAATTGATAATCTCGAAGTAATAGGAAATGAGAACGTTTCTCAGGAATTGATTCCAATTGAAAAATTAAAAGATTATTTAATCTGGAGAGAAAAAGAATTTGTAGAAAAGTACTACGGGATCAGACACAATACAGAAAATGACGGCTATGCAAATTTTGAAGGAAAAAGTCAAGAAGGCGGAGTTGTCTTAGCAATAATCAATTCGACGCTTATAGAATGGGATAAAAAAGCATCTCATCCCTGGATTTTTATTGTTGCAATTCCATTTCAAAAAACAGATGAAACCGGTCTGCCTGATGAGGTAACTTATAAGTTATTAAATGACATTGAAGAAGAAATAATGGTTAGTTTGCCAGACTCTGATGGATATCTAAACATTGGAAGAGAGACAGCCAACAATAACAGAGAAATCTTTTTTGCATGTAAAGAGTTCAGAAAGCCACCAAAAGTTTTAGATGCTATAATCAAAAAATACAGCCACACTTTTGAAATAAGCTATGAAATTTACAAAGATAAATATTGGCAATCTTTTAGACATTTCGAACAAAATTAA
- a CDS encoding aminotransferase class I/II-fold pyridoxal phosphate-dependent enzyme, producing the protein MKDFNPADKIQDLQYFGEFGGVNPSISDSSTYTFLSAKTMFDTFEGNMEGCYLYSRHSSPSNLYLDQALAAMEGTETANVSASGMGAITPTLLQLCGAGDHIVSSRTIYGGTYAFLKNFTPRFGIETSFVDITKLDVVEAAITPKTKVLYCETVSNPLLEVADIAGLAKIAKKHNLKLVVDNTFSPLSVSPAKLGADIVIHSLTKYINGSSDTVGGVTCASKEFINSLKNVNSGASMLLGPTMDSLRSASVMKNLRTLHIRIKQHSHNAHVLADKFEKDGLKTVYPGLKSHPSHELYKTMINPEYGFGGMLTIDVGTLAKANELMELMQARNLGYLAVSLGFYKTLFSAPGTSTSSEIPLEEQHEMGLTDGLIRFSIGLDNDIERTYEMMKACMMELGVL; encoded by the coding sequence ATGAAAGACTTTAACCCAGCTGATAAAATTCAGGATTTGCAATACTTTGGTGAATTTGGGGGTGTGAATCCTTCAATTTCTGATTCTTCGACTTATACGTTTCTTTCGGCAAAAACGATGTTCGATACTTTTGAAGGAAATATGGAAGGCTGTTATTTGTATTCACGCCATTCTTCGCCGAGTAATTTGTATCTGGATCAGGCTTTGGCGGCGATGGAAGGAACGGAAACGGCTAATGTTTCGGCTTCAGGAATGGGCGCGATTACGCCTACGCTATTGCAATTGTGCGGTGCGGGCGATCATATTGTTTCGAGCCGAACTATTTATGGCGGAACGTATGCTTTTTTGAAGAATTTTACGCCGCGTTTTGGCATTGAAACGAGCTTTGTAGATATTACTAAACTGGATGTTGTGGAAGCTGCAATTACGCCAAAAACGAAAGTTTTGTATTGCGAAACGGTAAGTAATCCGTTATTGGAAGTGGCCGATATTGCGGGTTTGGCTAAAATTGCTAAAAAGCATAATTTGAAACTGGTTGTCGATAATACTTTTTCACCATTATCGGTTTCGCCTGCTAAATTAGGTGCTGATATTGTGATTCATAGTTTGACAAAATACATAAATGGAAGCAGCGATACGGTTGGCGGTGTGACTTGTGCTTCGAAAGAATTTATTAATTCGCTGAAAAATGTAAACTCAGGAGCAAGTATGCTTTTAGGTCCAACGATGGATAGTTTGCGATCGGCTAGTGTGATGAAGAATCTTCGTACGTTGCATATTCGTATCAAACAACACAGTCATAATGCGCATGTTTTAGCTGACAAATTCGAAAAAGACGGACTTAAAACAGTTTATCCGGGATTGAAAAGTCACCCGAGTCATGAATTATACAAAACGATGATTAATCCTGAATATGGTTTTGGCGGAATGCTAACAATTGATGTTGGCACTTTGGCGAAAGCCAATGAATTAATGGAGTTGATGCAAGCCAGAAATTTGGGTTACTTGGCAGTAAGTTTAGGGTTTTACAAAACGCTTTTTAGCGCGCCGGGAACTTCGACTTCTAGTGAAATTCCGCTTGAAGAACAACACGAAATGGGTTTGACGGATGGTTTGATTCGTTTTTCGATTGGGTTGGATAACGATATTGAGCGTACTTATGAGATGATGAAGGCTTGTATGATGGAATTAGGGGTTCTATAG
- a CDS encoding Lrp/AsnC family transcriptional regulator, with the protein MTLDATDKKLLVLLQTDSKKTTKELSLKLNLSVTAVYERIKKLEREGIIKNYVALVDKSKMEKGFVVFCHLKLIQHTKEFLTKFESEVIKLNEVLECHHVSGDYDYILKVLVKDMEAYREFLVTKLTTLQHIGSTQSMFMISEVKNSTVIF; encoded by the coding sequence ATGACTTTAGACGCCACCGACAAAAAACTCTTGGTTCTATTACAAACCGACAGTAAAAAAACAACCAAAGAGTTGTCCTTAAAACTCAATCTTTCGGTAACCGCTGTTTATGAGAGAATCAAAAAGTTAGAGCGCGAAGGAATAATCAAAAACTATGTAGCCTTAGTCGACAAATCAAAAATGGAAAAAGGATTTGTTGTTTTCTGTCATTTAAAACTCATTCAGCATACCAAAGAATTCTTAACCAAATTCGAAAGTGAAGTCATCAAACTCAACGAAGTTCTGGAATGTCACCACGTAAGCGGCGATTATGATTATATCCTAAAAGTTCTGGTAAAAGACATGGAAGCCTACAGAGAATTTCTGGTAACCAAACTCACAACGTTGCAACATATAGGCAGTACGCAAAGTATGTTTATGATTAGCGAAGTAAAGAATTCGACGGTGATTTTTTAA
- a CDS encoding type II toxin-antitoxin system RelE/ParE family toxin, with protein sequence MKSYLKVLKTNPELFEIKKKPCYRELTLVKFPFVIIYEIIGNDVIIHPVFHTSRNPQRKP encoded by the coding sequence TTGAAATCGTATCTAAAAGTCTTAAAGACAAATCCAGAATTATTTGAAATAAAAAAGAAACCATGTTATCGCGAATTAACATTGGTAAAATTCCCTTTTGTAATTATTTATGAAATTATCGGAAATGATGTTATTATTCATCCTGTATTTCATACTTCAAGAAATCCTCAGAGAAAACCTTAG